gccagacatgccgcttgagtggcatggtaagggagccGGGGCTGGCGGGTCCCAGGAGGCAGTCGGGGTAGGGGGGGTTGGTTAGGCATGagagtcctgggggggcctgtcagggagcaaggttgtggataggggtcggggcagtcaggggacagggagcagagggggttggatggggtggaggttctgggtggggcagtcaggggacggggaacgggggggttggaaaggcgtgggagtcctggggggcctgtcaggggacagggagcaggagggttaGATGGGTGGGGGGCTCTTGGGGGGGCAGTCAAGAGCTGGGaagtgagagggggtgggggccaggctgtttggggaggcacagccttttctaccaggccctccatacagttttgcaaccccaatgtggccctcgggccaaaaagtttgcccacccctgccctatgaggcaggaccaagtaaacctagaccaccaacctttcttaaaaacctccagtgagggggattccacaacctcccttggaagcctattccagagcttttaattacccttagagttagaaagtttgtcctaatatctaaGTCTACATTGCTTCTTGACCTACCTTCCAGGAGAGAGTGTCTGCCATGTGGGAGGGAGGAAGTCTATACAGGGAGAGAGGGGTTCTCCTCCCTAGAcaagggtgggaagggggaagcctaaatcccatccctcctcccagcAGGATGGGGTATACTGTTGCAGGAGAAAGCAGAAACTAAGGTGCTGAAGTAGCGAAGCCCAGTGGAGTTTGGAGGAACCCATGGTCCCTGCTGAATGGGCTTACAGGTGGCTACCCACTAACACACTCTCTCAACATGGATGACACAAACTGTGTTACTCATGGCCCTGAAGCCTAATTTTATCCAGCAAACTCTCACACAGTGCAGTTCATTCTGGACGTAGCTGTACTTTTCACAAGGATTAAGGGCTTTCCCACTTTCTATTGCCTGAGTGACCTGCTCAAACATTCTCCCTCTCCTGAGAATTACTTTTGCTCCAAATCAAGGAGCGGTGTGTATGTCAGCACCTTGCACTTAAATCCTAAAGTACAATCTTCTGGTGGGCTCGTTTAGGTTAAGCTCTCCTAGATCAACTTTCCCTGAACTCCCTATTGATGACAGAGAATCAAAATCAAAGAATTTGACCGATGCTAATCTTCCTGCCAGTAGTGTGACTTCTGATTCTGCACTATGAGGTGTTTGATTTCCTTAGTCCAGGATTTACTTCAGCTTGACAAATACCAGTGAATCCCTCCCCCTGATGTGATAGGTTATGGGACCCTAGTCAGCTATCTTGGGATGGTGGCCCCCATGTGGCCACCTAAGACCCAGGATCTTCTTGGCCTTCCTGTTACACTGTTTGTGGTTAGGTAAGCAAACAAGGACATAACTTGCTCCAGCTTGTTGTCCATCTGTTGCCTGGAACATCTGCTTAGTATCAGGCCCCTCATCTGTTGATGGTTTCTTCTGACTTTCCAAGTTCTACCACATGTATTCTTACCTTTCTTTGGCCCTACTAGCTGATGCTTTACCATCCCCACTTTCTTGGGAATGATTTCTTGTTGGAGGTTAACTTTCTACCTCCCAACCCTAGCTCAGTTTTTCCAGCCTCCAGGGCATAAATGCTGCCTGGCAAATCAGAGGTcttttctctgcctccctggaCCATTCTTCTGCTCACTACTAGTGCCTTCTGGGCTAGAGTGAAAATTTAGCTCTATGGGGGTTTTATGTGAATCTAAATCAACTCTGTTCTTTCTCTGACATAGGTTGGTATCTTTTACAGCTACTTCAAATGAGGGTGCTGGTCTGGATTTACAGCACCATTAGTATTTAAGCAAACCCACCTCATTTCTCCATAGAAGGACTTGTAGGTGTTATCCTTACAAAAATCTTGTAAACCAGAGGGCAGGGTTTATCTATGCATAGTAGTTGATTAGCCGAAGGCATGATTCTTCGAAGTTCTGGCTGCTGTCTGGGGATGAGGTTTGTGGTTATTGTCCTCTTTAAAAACCTAATTTTATCATTTTCTGAAACACCTTCAAAATTTGCTAGGAAAGTTTTGACCATAGTAACATGCTCATGAATTTGAGCTCCCTCTGTATGAGAGTCAAATTTATCAATATTTAGCTTTCTTGAACAATTCTTTTCCTTCTGGGCCTTCAGGTATGGGGTGCCCTTCCCTggaggactccaggagctgcagggggtctTTTTAACCTCCACTTAAGAGTACGCCTTTCTGACAACTCACGGTTCTTGTCCTCAACCCTTCTACAGTCTGTAATTTTCCTATCCAACCTATTGTTTGTCCCTCTGAAGGCCTCAGCCACTTGATCTATTTCTACCCATAAGCTGTAGAAACTAACCTCTGTTTTTCCTCTCCTAGTTTAATCTCTTTCCTTTGACCAATTCTCTATCAATATTCTGTTGAACAGAATGGAACCACAAGCATTATAGGAGATAGGATTGTCCTGCAGTATAGTACCTACCTGCTGCCACATCTTTAATGATTTGCCTAAGGGTTTCTTGTAACTGATCGAAATCTTGTCTTCCCCATTTTGACTGGTCAAACCCTTCTATCTTTCTAGTTAGATAGTTTACAGGGAAGGAAGTTACCTCAGTTTCATGTTTCAAATGAATTGGCTGACACTTGTTTAGGGACTGGAATTAACTAACAATCTCACAATCCAAATTTCTCTCTGTGTAGGTATGTAGATGGCCACCATCAACAGAGTTACTAATGGCATGTCTAGGTGGGAAAATTTACCAGCAGAACTGTACTGGTACAGCAGTTACATTGCTAGTTGTATTGGTATAACTCCCCCTGTGGACACTTATTCTCGAATAGGCGCGTCCACAGGGGACGTTGTACTGGTATAGTTAGGTGTAGAGAAGCCCTGGGTGCTTCGCAATCTTTGTTATTGTCATCCTAACATTCCTGAGACTGGGAATAATACgcttccctttttacagatgtggaactgaggcacacagttaCATAGGAAGTCTGTCAGAATGGGGAATGGTtctcctgagccccaggccaGTGCAggggttgagaactgctggacaAACCTGCCTCTGTAAATAGAGAGGATCACCTAAATTAACTCAAGGGCCACATGTATTTCCTAccaaactaaggccctgatcctgcaaacactcccATGCGTGCATAGCTTTACTCATGGGAGCAATCACATTGAAATAAATAAGTGTTCACAGCAGCCTGAAACTGTGTCTCTGGCCAAGGATTAATCCAAAGTGACTTCAGGTATACAAAGCATTTCTGTGAGATAACTCAGGTTTATGCGTCACAAACAGTCATGCTGAAAATGATTAAAAACCATCAGATAAATAAACTACCCTATAAACAGTGTGGCTTagtagatagagcactggactgggaagcgagtccaaggccagatgggaccactaTGAtaatcaagtctgacctcctctatagaTGCAagccagtctgaatttttctatcttgttataccttttgtctggtagattgaagagctcattaccaatatttgttccccctgtagggggttatagactgtgatcaagtcatccctgcaccttctctttaagataaatagattctcagctcctcaccccactctggatcctattcctggctctgcctctgccctgctGGCTGACTGTGGCAAGTTACTTCATggatctctgcctcagttcccctatctgtataatgggggTGATGATACTGAACACCTTtataaagtgctgtgagatctaataagtgctatataagagctattattttcattattaacTCGAGCTGGAAAAAGCTTAGGATGTAAGGTGCACAGGAAGAGAGAACAGAGCTCAGACTGACTTACATACTTGACTTTTTCCTGGCTgtattgtgtttgttttgtttttaggatCCTCATTTGAACCAGAAAGCCTGGAATAACCTGGAGAAATACTGCAGGAGTTTAACGAAGTACAACAAGAATGTATATGTCTGCACTGGCCCACTCTTCCTACCCAGGTAAATACCAGAGCTGGATTGAAACTGATCTTAAAACATGCATCATACAGGGAAATTAAGATGGGCTAAGAATGTGACTTGTCTTGTCATGCTCTCAGAAATAGCAATAGATACTGTTTTAAACACTCCCACATTTTCCATGTATGCATGTAGGAATTTAGTGGGCTAGTTTGTTATGCTTGGGATTAGTTTATACATCTTTCAATTGAATAAACCCCTGAAGGGACAgatcagatttaaaaataatctgataGAGGAACTCAGATTACCTGGGTAGGATTAAAAGGTAAATAATTTAACTCTGATTTACGTTCCATCAATGCTTTCTTTTTGCACTTAGTTTGGGAGAGTGACAGTAGCTTAGTCATCTTGCGCTGTATTTCATAGTCACTTTTACAGTCTGGCTGTCTTGTCAGATCTGGTACTAGCAGTGCCACAGGCTGCAATAAAGGACTAATCTATCCTATTGTATAGTCACGTTTTCCAAATAAAGGTATAATCTTTGACTGCAATGAACCATGTTTAGAGGCAGGAAGGGCAATCACTTGAACAGACTCAGTTAAACAAAGGACCAAATTAGATATGGTGAAAGGGGTGATGGGGAGTGGAACTTCATTCCTGTTTTACTATGTATAGTGTCTCCCAGGTTAGCTGGGGGTCTAGACCCTGCTACAGCCCTTAACTTTAAATCAAGAACTGAtgtctttttctaaaagagataCTCTAGGTCAACCAGAAATTATGGGCTTTATGCAGGaaacactgggtgaaattctagtcctgcgttatgcaagaggtcagactagatcgggGTCTCCAAtgtggtgcctgcaggcacaaTGGCGCCCCCcggggcagttgtgtgcgcccgcaggacaccgCGCTGCCGAAATGCTGCTGAGAAGATTTGCCATTTCTCGGCAGCATTTCGGTGGTGGGGTGTTTGGCACCCTCCACAGTCTtttgggaataggaatgtgctattcccacagaaaggttggggaccactggactagaagatcataagggctccttctggccttagtcaTGCATATATTCATCTAAAGCCATGGAAGACACAATCTGTGCCCTGAGGGGTTTGTGCACATGAGTACTAAGTAAGAAGCAGCAGTAACAGAATCTTGTTCTTTGTGTAGGATGGAGGCAGATGGGAAGATGTACATCAAGTACCAGGTGATTGGCAAGAACCATGTGGCGGTCCCCACGCACTTCTTCAAAGTACTCATCCTAGAGAAGCTTAATGGAGAGATTGAGCTGCGCTCCTATGTGATGCCCAACAGCCCCGTGGAGGAGACAATCCCACTTGAACATTTCCTGGTTCCTATTGAGAGCATCGAGCGGGCATCGGGGCTGCTGTTTGTTCCTAACATCTTGAAAAGAACAAATCGTTTACAAGCCATCATGCCTGGACGCAACAGCTGAACTCGCCCAGGGGATTGATGACAGAACACTCTGAGGTGAAGGCATCCAACAGAAGGGACTTAACTGTAGTAATTATTTATCAGGGGTATGTATGGGCTCAAATTTATTCTTTCCTCcccagctatttttttttttaaatggtctggGAGCTTTTTGTGGGCCTGCAATAATTAATAGGGTGGCCTGTTTCTTGAGGATGCAAATACCAAAAATGCTGTACCCTTGGCCCTAAAAATGGCTGCTGGAACTTAATAAAAAGTCAGTGCAGTATTTTAATGTGCTTTCCCTATCCCCTTCTATGCTTGGCTTAACGGGTGTATCTCTAGACCCTGCCCACAAAGCCCCATTGCTATATTTACTCAGTTAAGAGGACACCAAAGGAAATGCTCTTACTGAGCTATGCTTTCAGAGTATGAGGCACAGGGAAACCACTTGGTTCCCAGAATTAACTTAGGGCCCCCAATTCTTTACTGTTATCCCTGTGGAACAATGTATTTTGCACCATTTTCACTGAAAATCCATACTATGGATTAGTTTCTTACTAACAGCCAGTACCATGATGGTATACTGGACTCTTCCAATTATTTCTCTGTTCCTCATTGTTTTAACTTGCAGACTTAATGGATGCTGCCTGTCCTTTAATGTAAGCAGCTTTTAAGGCTCAATTTTAGGTATGGAGCCAACTGCCCTCAGGAAAGCTCAATGCTGTCTTAAGAGTGAGGTCATCACTTGGTGGCTAGTGTGGCATGGCAGCTTTAAAGGACACTACACTTCCTGTAAGCAAGTTAACTCTTTAATAGCATCAGCCTCCTTCCAAAAAGATTAGGCTTGACTAAGCAGCTATAGTATTTACATAAGGGAGCTAGACACTACCTGTacagaagagaaaggaaggagcaTTTACAGTACAGTGTAATGGGTTGTATACCTACTGTATTTGGCCCAACAGCACCATTGTTGATTGCAAGAAAGAGTTAAGTTTTAGCACTAGTGAAAGACTTACATCAATATGAGGTTCAGGAGGAGTACAACCATAGGGTTAGTTGTGACACTCATGTCCACTAGGAGGAAAGTCCCAGGCACTCCTTGCATTGGCTAGATCTCCAGAAACGGACACACTCACTAACAAAGGAGGTGAGTGTACCGATTGCTGTAAATTAAATGGTCAGGTTACTGTTCAGCCTTGCAGCAAGAGAGCTGCTCTTCAGACAGGCAGAGTGACTTGAAAAAGGGGCTCCTCCTAGCCACAGAAGTTACACAACACCATTTTGCATCAGTTAACTTGGAGCTGCCCCACAATATCCAGAAGCACTCTACCTCACCATTACTCTTGAAAGGCCCAAAAGGCTCATTAGCCACTTAGACCATGCTCTTTAGCGGTGCTGAGAAAACAGCTCCTAGTAGTTTTCAGCAGGTATTCAATGCCTTTGCCACTGCCCCTACTTTTAAAAACTCCAATGCATTAAATATGacagttctgttttattttttctaatacCTCTCTTGGTGCTGCATGATCCACTGACAGGCTTCCCATGCTGTTTGTGCCCCCAAAGAAGCCACAGCCAGTGTAGAGTCAGTGCTTAATCTCAGTCTCAGGTTTCAGTCAATGAAAAAGCTGTAGCCATTTTGGTAAGGGTACTGTGCTTTTCTTCGTCACTCTCAAAGAGGCTGGAGTGTGGCAGGCTGCCCTGGTGACTTACCCATCACCCCCAGCAGCTCTTCCTAGGTTTAGGGTTAACATAACTTGGAATGAGCCATCTGAGAACAAGGAAGAGTGCTGGTGCAGGTGAAAGCAAGAGAGAAGGTAGGTTCAGTTCTGTAGATCAGTGTTTTTTCCCTTTCAGCTACCACGGGCTTTCCTCACAGCCTCATCTATGTGGGGTCTCAGGGCAGACAGAGATATCAGTAGTGCTTCCTGGAACCAACAACAGAAAGTAGGATCAGATCCACTGTTCAAAGGGTGACACTTCAGCACCCATCACTTAACACAAACAAGTTTAATGATTGTTTGCAGAAGGGTAGTAGTGGGATTCGTGTGCTTGTACCTATAGCAGATATGGCTGCAAAAATACGTTAGCCAAGCCAGATTCGCTACTGAACCTTCAGCCTCTACAAAGAGCTTCATTGCTAAAGGGCagtttataagctctttgggcctGGAATcattttttgtttggggtttgtaaAGTACCTAGCACAGGGGGCTCCTATATGCCACATTACCACAAAAAATAGTTAATATCTCCCCATTCAAACACTGCACCTAAagatctgttttaaaaaataaataaatgtattttagaaAGACCACTTGTATAACTGGAGCTAGGAGGGTACTATCCAAACCACTTAGTTCACAGCTAACAGACATAGCTTCCCTTTCTTAGAGGGAAACACTAATAGGGGATTGATCCTTAGGAGGAAGGTGCTGTCACGCATCATGCTATTATTCATGTGACATACCTCTGTCCTGATGGTGCGGCTGCCCTGGCTGGGACATGTGTTTAGGTAAAGGTCAAACAAGACACTTGGGTCAGTGCTCTCCAGGTTTGGGTCACCATCCACACTAGCCTCCAGGCCTTGGAGACCTCCAAATACTATTAGAACATGGCTGGAAGAGAGCAGACACACACAGGTTTataggacagaagaatcctgGATCCTACCAGCAGTACTGGGTCAGAAGGAACTAGTGTTGCCCCTGCAATCTTTAACAACACTacttagctcttacatagcatttttcatcagtagatctcaaagtgctttacaaaaaagGTCTGATGTTAtcatccccgttttacagatggggaaatggaggcacagagatgaagcgacttgaccaaggtcacccagagCAGGCTAGTTAAGAGCTTGTAAGAGCTGTATACAATTTGTTGAAGGCCAGCACAAGTGATGATTCTGGTTCTTTGAATGTGCTGTAGAGTAAGTTCAGAACATAAATAGCGTCTAGTTCTCCCGATACACTGAACAAAAACACCGTTCAGCTACATAACCAAAGCAGAGTAAAAAGGAAACAGATGGCCTTGGAACTAAAGCTGCCCTTACCCCCAACTGTCATCCAAACAGCTGCAAAAATATCCTGAACTGTACTCCATAATGACAGCATCCAGTGAACTAATTTAACTCTTGCTTTGACAAATTTGATCAGAAGATCCAACCCATGGAAATGCTCACAGTTTAGTTTTGGCCTGGTATATGGGGAACACATGTATGGAAAGAATATCAGAGCAGGTAAATCAGGGCTTATCTCCACATACAGCCCTGcaccagcacagctgcattgcttCACAAAGACACCACCTACCCCAATGGGAGAGCTTttcctgttggcatagttaatccacctccccaagaggcagtagctatgttgacaggagaagcccttccatcaacatagcactgtctacaccaggagtttggTGGGTATAATTACATTGTGGAAAATCcatccctgagcgacacagttatacaGACATACGTCTGTTCTGTAACTTGATCTACACAACAGAGCAGGGTGGTGCAAATCCCACCAGAGTGAATGGGAGTTACATGCTTACATCTGAGGACATGAACCCTattgctgcagaggaaagccTTGCCAGGGAGAATACTCACACAGCAGCACTGGCTACTGCAGTTATCTCAAATGCACTGGTTGTTCTACCGCAGGCATCTTGCTCGTGGGGCTGGTTTACCAgcgaagggatgggatgggatgggatgaacAGCAAGGAATCAGTCCAGTTACCTGAAGGAGGGGAGAGTTGCCTGGTCCACACAGGTCCCTCGCTCAGAGGTCCCAATAGAGAGATCATAGCCTTCTTTAAAAGGGCATTCGGCAAAAACAGCACCTGGGAAACAAACATAGAAGGAAAGTAGGTGGTGGCATCCCCTGCTTTAGAGGGTTCCAAATACAGTAGCATTTTATACACCCGAAGGTTAGTAACTAAGAATTGCTTCTACTGCCTCCTACATTTTAGTGGTATCTAGTAGTTGTACTGTTAGTGTACAAATCACTCATCTTTCTCACCAAGATGCCTCCAAATTCCATCAGCAGAATGGCACCATAATTTCTCTTTCAATCTTAATATCTTTCCTGAAAAATACTGGCTCTTACATCAACTGCTGAACCAGCCCCCGGCTGGCATGTCTGCCAGGAATCACTCAGTGGTTACATACAGTAGGGTGGTACCTCTAGTATTCAAATCTCCTACTTCTGAGGGGGCTCTACAGGGATCTTGTAAGTTTTGGAACCTGGTCTGCCCGGGAAGGTCCCACTGATTAGTGGGGGAAAGCAGAAAATTACTAGGGCTCTTAGGAAGCTGTGACACCTGAGCTATTGGTGCTTAAGGGTGGGAATGCGTAACTAGCCAGGGTCACTGCAGAGCATTATCTCTTGCCTGCATTACTATGATGGCAATTAGTTTCCTTTCCCAACAGTCAAATTCTATCAATGTTCAGATATTGGATCATTCCCCATCTTCTGCATCAATGAGTGAAGTTTCTAAATCCAGAGGGCAGAGCAGGTGAGTACAGGCTCCATTACCATACTACCTTATAGGGTCAAGGaaactagagatggaaaatacCCATTAAATCATCAATGGCAGCACATGGGCCCCAAGAAAATGGAAGAAACAAGCATCTGGCTTGTGCTGCACGTTTGCAGCAAGTACAACTAGAATCTGTGTAGAAGTCAATGTAAGTGTGTACAGAGAACTCAGGAAAAGTAGATCAGCTActgctgccctggccccagcaggtAGGTGACAGAATGCTGTGTAAATACTTACTCAGGCAGGAGGCTAAGCGGATATTGTAACCCCAGTACAGGCCAGACACAGTCCGTGGATGGTTCGAGGACACTACAGTGCCTTTCTGTATTTTACTGTCTGAAAGCAAAGCCAGTGGATTAGCATTGGAGAACTGCAGTTCTCCAGACACTGCTGGAAGTCAACCAGCAACACCCTGTGCCATGTTTCCAGTACTCTTCCCTAGGGCATAAACAAGCTCCACTCCTTAACTTTATAAGAAAAGCCTGTAAGAGTTTAGTCCATTCAGCACTGTCTATACATTGATGAAGATCAAAACACTGCTGAGTTCTAAACAGCGCAACATTAAGATAGAATAAATTAGTAATTAACTCTCAAACTGAGGGGCATGGGGGCTAGTAATTATTCGCTATAACTGGGTATGATGATTCCTGAACATGTTTAAAGACATCGTATCTGCCACATGGCATTGCCCGAAGGCTGAGGGAGTTCAGTGCGAAGACTAACTTCTGCAGGACTAAGGCTATACTACCGATCACATTAGTAGTATTACACGTCTAGCCTGTCCAGAGGCAGGATGGTAGTGGATTACCTGGATTCTGCTGCTTGTCCAGTTGAACAGTGACTCGAAGACCAGACTCTAGCTGTCTGTCTATCTGTACCTCCTAAAATAATAGAGCACCAGCACAAAGGGTTTTAGATGCAAGGACACCCACCCACAAGAAAGCTACAGAcgacaagcaaaaacaaaaaaccacacaccaaacCACTTTTGGGAAAGCAAACTACACTATCAGCCAAGACCACAAGTTCCACCACTGAGCAGAGCTGTGCAGTTAGACTCCACACCCTGTATAGTGGCAAAATGGACTCTAAACCTACAGCCCTCCAAGACACTCAGTTGGCTTAGAACAATTGCAATGGATGATGCATTTCCAATTCAATATGCTGGATAACAGAATAAGTGTTTGTTAATTCAGGCAAATGCTAATTGGAGGATTTTGCCCTACTGCAGGACTCTAAGAGGCACTGACACCTCTACCAGGACCCAGCAGAGGGCGCTATCAACATTAACACAGAAACCCTGATCAGAGGGGAGactgaatgaaataaaaatggGGATCAGGAAGCATGTGTTGCTAGAAACTGTGTCCCATTCAATGGTGGGACATGGCCCTTCAAGAAACTCACCGGTAGCTTATTGCCATTCTAGTCTCATAGTACTTGACCTTGAAAGGAGTGACTGATAAGTGGAAGGAGGTTACTCTGGGTATCTAAGGGGCAGACAGGCCGTACCTTCCTCATCCCACAGTTAACAAAGGAGCCTTTGCCTGGCTTGGTGGGCCGGGCTAACACCACTCCTTCCCGGTATTCTGAGTCCTCATCTAACCGCACATGATGAGGGCTGTCCAATGGGT
This region of Natator depressus isolate rNatDep1 chromosome 16, rNatDep2.hap1, whole genome shotgun sequence genomic DNA includes:
- the LOC141999708 gene encoding 28S rRNA (uridine-N(3))-methyltransferase-like isoform X11, whose amino-acid sequence is MAGGAKRSRGLPEKEKKVDWRKWKQEKKEEKKKWKEIKLLRKLEKKRMQEVIEKQKEEEKAKEDKGRHYTVSVALPGSILNNAQSPELRTYLAGQIARACAIFCVDEIVVFDEQGEDSRTVEGQFDGIGKKGQACVQLARILQYLECPQYLRKSFFPKHQDLQFAGLLNPLDSPHHVRLDEDSEYREGVVLARPTKPGKGSFVNCGMRKEVQIDRQLESGLRVTVQLDKQQNPDSKIQKGTVVSSNHPRTVSGLYWGYNIRLASCLSAVFAECPFKEGYDLSIGTSERGTCVDQATLPSFSHVLIVFGGLQGLEASVDGDPNLESTDPSVLFDLYLNTCPSQGSRTIRTEEALLISLSALRPHIDEAVRKARGS